In the genome of Puniceibacterium sp. IMCC21224, one region contains:
- a CDS encoding MFS transporter, with amino-acid sequence MKLTLLLTACLTIMAGATISPSLPGITAAYAGTAHIELLSRLVLTLPALFVVIASPIIGRVADRVGRTSLLIGTIVLYALAGSSGLWLDSFYGLLAGRALLGVAVAGIMTLGMALAGDYFNGAERDRYMGLQQAFTGFGGLVFLTAGGFLADINWRYPFVIYAFALPLAFLAWRVLTEPMPDRPKGNDPAGVTFANPAGILALCVVALFVSGAFYIIPSQLPYRLKELGFMSPSLAGLSMGLMTFVSAMASLTFGTLRSRMGAKVIFLVGLTAMALGITVTGASTTILTVMCGTGLTGLGMGISIPNIFSSAMALASPQTRGRTAGVITASLFLGQFVSPLLSQPIIASFHYPAAFYAAAVLTIAALLPALRSCLRCAPAVMTKFISLCIYWKSQRDFAGLLWRAMTNS; translated from the coding sequence TTGAAGCTGACGCTTTTGCTGACCGCCTGTCTGACAATCATGGCAGGAGCGACAATCTCGCCGTCATTGCCGGGGATCACCGCAGCGTACGCCGGCACAGCGCATATCGAACTTCTCAGCCGACTGGTATTGACCCTGCCGGCGCTTTTTGTCGTCATCGCCTCGCCGATCATCGGAAGAGTTGCTGACCGCGTGGGGCGAACATCGTTGCTGATAGGCACAATCGTTCTCTACGCCCTTGCCGGAAGCTCGGGACTTTGGCTGGATAGCTTCTACGGACTGCTGGCCGGGCGGGCGTTGCTGGGAGTCGCCGTGGCAGGGATCATGACGCTCGGGATGGCACTGGCAGGCGACTATTTTAATGGGGCGGAACGGGATCGCTACATGGGGCTCCAACAGGCTTTCACCGGATTTGGCGGTCTTGTGTTTTTGACGGCGGGAGGATTCCTCGCGGATATCAACTGGCGCTATCCGTTCGTGATCTACGCGTTTGCTCTGCCGCTGGCATTTCTCGCGTGGCGTGTTCTGACTGAACCCATGCCGGATAGACCCAAAGGAAACGACCCTGCTGGTGTGACTTTTGCAAATCCGGCCGGTATTCTCGCTCTCTGCGTCGTGGCCCTGTTTGTCAGCGGCGCTTTCTACATCATCCCTTCGCAACTACCCTATCGCCTCAAAGAGCTAGGGTTTATGTCGCCTTCGCTCGCCGGACTTTCGATGGGGCTGATGACATTCGTTTCCGCGATGGCGTCGCTGACTTTCGGCACGTTGCGGAGTAGAATGGGTGCCAAGGTCATCTTTCTGGTTGGCCTGACGGCGATGGCTCTCGGCATTACCGTGACAGGCGCGAGCACCACAATACTGACGGTGATGTGTGGGACGGGGCTGACGGGTCTCGGGATGGGGATCTCCATCCCGAATATCTTCTCAAGTGCCATGGCACTTGCATCGCCACAAACTCGTGGTCGAACAGCAGGTGTGATTACGGCAAGCCTATTCCTGGGACAGTTCGTGTCACCGCTTCTAAGCCAGCCAATTATTGCATCGTTCCACTACCCAGCTGCATTCTATGCTGCTGCCGTACTTACAATAGCTGCGCTCCTGCCTGCGCTGCGCTCCTGCCTGCGCTGCGCTCCGGCAGTGATGACTAAGTTCATCAGTCTCTGCATTTATTGGAAATCTCAACGCGACTTCGCAGGGCTACTATGGCGGGCAATGACAAACAGTTAA